A genomic window from Nomascus leucogenys isolate Asia chromosome 10, Asia_NLE_v1, whole genome shotgun sequence includes:
- the PODNL1 gene encoding podocan-like protein 1 isoform X2 yields the protein MWPSLLLLLLLPGPLPVAGMEDDAFPHLGESSQPPPRACPPRCSCPRVDTVDCDGLDLRVFPDNITRAAQHLSLQNNQLQELPYNELSRLSGLRTLNLHNNLISSEGLPDEAFESLTQLQHIYVAHNKLSVAPQFLPRSLRVADLAANQVMEIFPLTFGEKPALRSVYLHNNQLSNAGLPPDAFRGSEAIATLSLSNNRLSYLPPSLPPSLERLHLQNNLISKVPRGALSRQTQLRELYLQHNQLTDSGLDATTFSKLHSLEYLDLSHNQLTTVPAGLPRTLAILHLGRNRIRQVEAARLHGARGLRYLLLQHNQLGSSGLPAGALRPLRGLHTLHLYGNGLDCVPPALPRRLRALVLPHNHVAALGARDLAATPGLTELNLAYNRLASARVHHRAFRRLRALRSLDLAGNQLTRLPMGLPTGLRTLQLQRNQLRMLEPEPLAGLDQLRELSLAHNRLRVGNIGPGTWHELQALQMLDLSHNELSFVPPDLPEALEELHLEGNRIGHVGPEAFLSTPRLRALFLRANRLHMTSIAAEAFLGLPNLRVVDTAGNPEQVLIRLPPTTPRGPRAGGL from the exons ATG TGGCCGAGcttgctgctgctcctgctgttGCCGGGCCCCCTACCCGTTGCCGGCATGGAGGACGATGCGTTCCCCCACCTGGGGGAGAGCTCGCAGCCCCCGCCCCGGGCCTGTCCCCCTCGCTGCTCCTGCCCCCGAGTTGACACTGTGGACTGTGATGGCTTGGACCTTCGAGTGTTCCCGGACAACATCACCAGAGCCGCTCAGCACCTCTCCCTGCAG AACAACCAGCTCCAGGAACTCCCCTACAATGAGCTGTCCCGCCTCAGTGGCCTGCGAACCCTCAACCTCCACAACAACCTCATCTCCTCCGAAG GCCTGCCTGACGAGGCCTTCGAGTCCCTCACCCAGCTGCAGCACATCTACGTGGCTCACAACAAG CTCTCAGTGGCCCCTCAGTTTCTGCCCCGGTCCCTCCGAGTCGCAGATCTGGCTGCCAACCAAGTGATGGAGATCTTCCCCCTCACCTTTGGGGAGAAGCCGGCACTCAG GTCCGTGTACCTCCACAACAACCAGCTGAGCAACGCTGGCCTGCCCCCCGACGCCTTCCGCGGCTCCGAGGCCATCGCCACCCTCAGCCTCTCCAACAACCGGCTCAGCTACCTGCCGCCCAGCCTGCCGCCCTCACTCGAGCGGCTCCACCTGCAG aACAATCTCATCTCCAAGGTGCCCCGAGGAGCCCTGAGCCGCCAGACTCAACTCCGCGAGCTCTACCTCCAGCACAACCAGCTGACAGACAGCGGCCTGGATGCCACCACCTTCAG CAAGCTGCATAGCCTTGAATACCTGGATCTCTCCCACAACCAGCTGACCACAGTGCCCGCCGGCCTGCCCAGGACCCTGGCTATCCTGCACCTGGGCCGCAACCGCATCCGGCAGGTGGAGGCGGCTCGGCTGCATGGGGCGCGTGGTCTGCGCTATTTGTTGCTGCAGCACAACCAGCTGGGGAGCTCAGGGCTGCCCGCCGGGGCTCTGCGGCCGCTGCGGGGCCTGCACACGCTGCACCTCTATGGCAATGGGCTGGACTGCGTGCCTCCGGCCCTGCCCCGCCGCCTGCGCGCCCTGGTGCTGCCCCACAACCACGTGGCCGCGCTGGGTGCCCGCGACCTGGCCGCCACACCGGGCCTGACGGAGCTTAACCTAGCCTATAACCGCCTGGCCAGCGCCCGCGTGCACCACCGGGCCTTCCGCCGGTTGCGCGCCCTGCGCAGCCTCGACCTGGCGGGGAATCAGCTAACCCGGCTGCCCATGGGCCTGCCCACCGGCCTGCGCACCCTGCAGCTGCAACGCAACCAGCTGCGGATGCTCGAGCCCGAGCCTCTAGCTGGCCTGGATCAACTGCGGGAGCTCAGCCTGGCGCACAACCGGCTCCGGGTCGGCAACATCGGGCCAGGCACCTGGCATGAGCTCCAGGCCCTTCAG ATGCTGGACCTCAGCCACAACGAGCTGTCCTTTGTGCCCCCGGACCTGCCTGAGGCCCTAGAGGAGCTGCACCTCGAGGGCAACCGCATCGGCCACGTGGGCCCCGAGGCCTTCCTCAGCACACCCCGCCTGCGTGCCCTCTTCCTTAG GGCCAACAGGCTTCACATGACGAGCATCGCGGCCGAGGCCTTCCTGGGGCTCCCGAACCTGCGTGTGGTGGACACGGCAGGGAATCCAGAGCAGGTCCTGATCCGGctgcctcccaccaccccacGTGGGCCACGGGCAGGGGGCCTGTGA
- the PODNL1 gene encoding podocan-like protein 1 isoform X1, whose amino-acid sequence MQGAPTLSMGRPTQWPSLLLLLLLPGPLPVAGMEDDAFPHLGESSQPPPRACPPRCSCPRVDTVDCDGLDLRVFPDNITRAAQHLSLQNNQLQELPYNELSRLSGLRTLNLHNNLISSEGLPDEAFESLTQLQHIYVAHNKLSVAPQFLPRSLRVADLAANQVMEIFPLTFGEKPALRSVYLHNNQLSNAGLPPDAFRGSEAIATLSLSNNRLSYLPPSLPPSLERLHLQNNLISKVPRGALSRQTQLRELYLQHNQLTDSGLDATTFSKLHSLEYLDLSHNQLTTVPAGLPRTLAILHLGRNRIRQVEAARLHGARGLRYLLLQHNQLGSSGLPAGALRPLRGLHTLHLYGNGLDCVPPALPRRLRALVLPHNHVAALGARDLAATPGLTELNLAYNRLASARVHHRAFRRLRALRSLDLAGNQLTRLPMGLPTGLRTLQLQRNQLRMLEPEPLAGLDQLRELSLAHNRLRVGNIGPGTWHELQALQMLDLSHNELSFVPPDLPEALEELHLEGNRIGHVGPEAFLSTPRLRALFLRANRLHMTSIAAEAFLGLPNLRVVDTAGNPEQVLIRLPPTTPRGPRAGGL is encoded by the exons TGGCCGAGcttgctgctgctcctgctgttGCCGGGCCCCCTACCCGTTGCCGGCATGGAGGACGATGCGTTCCCCCACCTGGGGGAGAGCTCGCAGCCCCCGCCCCGGGCCTGTCCCCCTCGCTGCTCCTGCCCCCGAGTTGACACTGTGGACTGTGATGGCTTGGACCTTCGAGTGTTCCCGGACAACATCACCAGAGCCGCTCAGCACCTCTCCCTGCAG AACAACCAGCTCCAGGAACTCCCCTACAATGAGCTGTCCCGCCTCAGTGGCCTGCGAACCCTCAACCTCCACAACAACCTCATCTCCTCCGAAG GCCTGCCTGACGAGGCCTTCGAGTCCCTCACCCAGCTGCAGCACATCTACGTGGCTCACAACAAG CTCTCAGTGGCCCCTCAGTTTCTGCCCCGGTCCCTCCGAGTCGCAGATCTGGCTGCCAACCAAGTGATGGAGATCTTCCCCCTCACCTTTGGGGAGAAGCCGGCACTCAG GTCCGTGTACCTCCACAACAACCAGCTGAGCAACGCTGGCCTGCCCCCCGACGCCTTCCGCGGCTCCGAGGCCATCGCCACCCTCAGCCTCTCCAACAACCGGCTCAGCTACCTGCCGCCCAGCCTGCCGCCCTCACTCGAGCGGCTCCACCTGCAG aACAATCTCATCTCCAAGGTGCCCCGAGGAGCCCTGAGCCGCCAGACTCAACTCCGCGAGCTCTACCTCCAGCACAACCAGCTGACAGACAGCGGCCTGGATGCCACCACCTTCAG CAAGCTGCATAGCCTTGAATACCTGGATCTCTCCCACAACCAGCTGACCACAGTGCCCGCCGGCCTGCCCAGGACCCTGGCTATCCTGCACCTGGGCCGCAACCGCATCCGGCAGGTGGAGGCGGCTCGGCTGCATGGGGCGCGTGGTCTGCGCTATTTGTTGCTGCAGCACAACCAGCTGGGGAGCTCAGGGCTGCCCGCCGGGGCTCTGCGGCCGCTGCGGGGCCTGCACACGCTGCACCTCTATGGCAATGGGCTGGACTGCGTGCCTCCGGCCCTGCCCCGCCGCCTGCGCGCCCTGGTGCTGCCCCACAACCACGTGGCCGCGCTGGGTGCCCGCGACCTGGCCGCCACACCGGGCCTGACGGAGCTTAACCTAGCCTATAACCGCCTGGCCAGCGCCCGCGTGCACCACCGGGCCTTCCGCCGGTTGCGCGCCCTGCGCAGCCTCGACCTGGCGGGGAATCAGCTAACCCGGCTGCCCATGGGCCTGCCCACCGGCCTGCGCACCCTGCAGCTGCAACGCAACCAGCTGCGGATGCTCGAGCCCGAGCCTCTAGCTGGCCTGGATCAACTGCGGGAGCTCAGCCTGGCGCACAACCGGCTCCGGGTCGGCAACATCGGGCCAGGCACCTGGCATGAGCTCCAGGCCCTTCAG ATGCTGGACCTCAGCCACAACGAGCTGTCCTTTGTGCCCCCGGACCTGCCTGAGGCCCTAGAGGAGCTGCACCTCGAGGGCAACCGCATCGGCCACGTGGGCCCCGAGGCCTTCCTCAGCACACCCCGCCTGCGTGCCCTCTTCCTTAG GGCCAACAGGCTTCACATGACGAGCATCGCGGCCGAGGCCTTCCTGGGGCTCCCGAACCTGCGTGTGGTGGACACGGCAGGGAATCCAGAGCAGGTCCTGATCCGGctgcctcccaccaccccacGTGGGCCACGGGCAGGGGGCCTGTGA
- the PODNL1 gene encoding podocan-like protein 1 isoform X4, whose product MQGAPTLSMGRPTQWPSLLLLLLLPGPLPVAGMEDDAFPHLGESSQPPPRACPPRCSCPRVDTVDCDGLDLRVFPDNITRAAQHLSLQNNQLQELPYNELSRLSGLRTLNLHNNLISSEGLPDEAFESLTQLQHIYVAHNKNNLISKVPRGALSRQTQLRELYLQHNQLTDSGLDATTFSKLHSLEYLDLSHNQLTTVPAGLPRTLAILHLGRNRIRQVEAARLHGARGLRYLLLQHNQLGSSGLPAGALRPLRGLHTLHLYGNGLDCVPPALPRRLRALVLPHNHVAALGARDLAATPGLTELNLAYNRLASARVHHRAFRRLRALRSLDLAGNQLTRLPMGLPTGLRTLQLQRNQLRMLEPEPLAGLDQLRELSLAHNRLRVGNIGPGTWHELQALQVRHRLVSHTVPRAPPSPCLPCHVPNILVSW is encoded by the exons TGGCCGAGcttgctgctgctcctgctgttGCCGGGCCCCCTACCCGTTGCCGGCATGGAGGACGATGCGTTCCCCCACCTGGGGGAGAGCTCGCAGCCCCCGCCCCGGGCCTGTCCCCCTCGCTGCTCCTGCCCCCGAGTTGACACTGTGGACTGTGATGGCTTGGACCTTCGAGTGTTCCCGGACAACATCACCAGAGCCGCTCAGCACCTCTCCCTGCAG AACAACCAGCTCCAGGAACTCCCCTACAATGAGCTGTCCCGCCTCAGTGGCCTGCGAACCCTCAACCTCCACAACAACCTCATCTCCTCCGAAG GCCTGCCTGACGAGGCCTTCGAGTCCCTCACCCAGCTGCAGCACATCTACGTGGCTCACAACAAG aACAATCTCATCTCCAAGGTGCCCCGAGGAGCCCTGAGCCGCCAGACTCAACTCCGCGAGCTCTACCTCCAGCACAACCAGCTGACAGACAGCGGCCTGGATGCCACCACCTTCAG CAAGCTGCATAGCCTTGAATACCTGGATCTCTCCCACAACCAGCTGACCACAGTGCCCGCCGGCCTGCCCAGGACCCTGGCTATCCTGCACCTGGGCCGCAACCGCATCCGGCAGGTGGAGGCGGCTCGGCTGCATGGGGCGCGTGGTCTGCGCTATTTGTTGCTGCAGCACAACCAGCTGGGGAGCTCAGGGCTGCCCGCCGGGGCTCTGCGGCCGCTGCGGGGCCTGCACACGCTGCACCTCTATGGCAATGGGCTGGACTGCGTGCCTCCGGCCCTGCCCCGCCGCCTGCGCGCCCTGGTGCTGCCCCACAACCACGTGGCCGCGCTGGGTGCCCGCGACCTGGCCGCCACACCGGGCCTGACGGAGCTTAACCTAGCCTATAACCGCCTGGCCAGCGCCCGCGTGCACCACCGGGCCTTCCGCCGGTTGCGCGCCCTGCGCAGCCTCGACCTGGCGGGGAATCAGCTAACCCGGCTGCCCATGGGCCTGCCCACCGGCCTGCGCACCCTGCAGCTGCAACGCAACCAGCTGCGGATGCTCGAGCCCGAGCCTCTAGCTGGCCTGGATCAACTGCGGGAGCTCAGCCTGGCGCACAACCGGCTCCGGGTCGGCAACATCGGGCCAGGCACCTGGCATGAGCTCCAGGCCCTTCAGGTCAGGCACAGGCTGGTTAGCCACACTGTCCCCAGGGCCCCTCCAtccccctgcctgccctgccacgTCCCAAACATTCTAGTTAGCTGGTAA
- the PODNL1 gene encoding podocan-like protein 1 isoform X3 — MQGAPTLSMGRPTQWPSLLLLLLLPGPLPVAGMEDDAFPHLGESSQPPPRACPPRCSCPRVDTVDCDGLDLRVFPDNITRAAQHLSLQNNQLQELPYNELSRLSGLRTLNLHNNLISSEGLPDEAFESLTQLQHIYVAHNKLSVAPQFLPRSLRVADLAANQVMEIFPLTFGEKPALRSVYLHNNQLSNAGLPPDAFRGSEAIATLSLSNNRLSYLPPSLPPSLERLHLQNNLISKVPRGALSRQTQLRELYLQHNQLTDSGLDATTFSKLHSLEYLDLSHNQLTTVPAGLPRTLAILHLGRNRIRQVEAARLHGARGLRYLLLQHNQLGSSGLPAGALRPLRGLHTLHLYGNGLDCVPPALPRRLRALVLPHNHVAALGARDLAATPGLTELNLAYNRLASARVHHRAFRRLRALRSLDLAGNQLTRLPMGLPTGLRTLQLQRNQLRMLEPEPLAGLDQLRELSLAHNRLRVGNIGPGTWHELQALQVRHRLVSHTVPRAPPSPCLPCHVPNILVSW, encoded by the exons TGGCCGAGcttgctgctgctcctgctgttGCCGGGCCCCCTACCCGTTGCCGGCATGGAGGACGATGCGTTCCCCCACCTGGGGGAGAGCTCGCAGCCCCCGCCCCGGGCCTGTCCCCCTCGCTGCTCCTGCCCCCGAGTTGACACTGTGGACTGTGATGGCTTGGACCTTCGAGTGTTCCCGGACAACATCACCAGAGCCGCTCAGCACCTCTCCCTGCAG AACAACCAGCTCCAGGAACTCCCCTACAATGAGCTGTCCCGCCTCAGTGGCCTGCGAACCCTCAACCTCCACAACAACCTCATCTCCTCCGAAG GCCTGCCTGACGAGGCCTTCGAGTCCCTCACCCAGCTGCAGCACATCTACGTGGCTCACAACAAG CTCTCAGTGGCCCCTCAGTTTCTGCCCCGGTCCCTCCGAGTCGCAGATCTGGCTGCCAACCAAGTGATGGAGATCTTCCCCCTCACCTTTGGGGAGAAGCCGGCACTCAG GTCCGTGTACCTCCACAACAACCAGCTGAGCAACGCTGGCCTGCCCCCCGACGCCTTCCGCGGCTCCGAGGCCATCGCCACCCTCAGCCTCTCCAACAACCGGCTCAGCTACCTGCCGCCCAGCCTGCCGCCCTCACTCGAGCGGCTCCACCTGCAG aACAATCTCATCTCCAAGGTGCCCCGAGGAGCCCTGAGCCGCCAGACTCAACTCCGCGAGCTCTACCTCCAGCACAACCAGCTGACAGACAGCGGCCTGGATGCCACCACCTTCAG CAAGCTGCATAGCCTTGAATACCTGGATCTCTCCCACAACCAGCTGACCACAGTGCCCGCCGGCCTGCCCAGGACCCTGGCTATCCTGCACCTGGGCCGCAACCGCATCCGGCAGGTGGAGGCGGCTCGGCTGCATGGGGCGCGTGGTCTGCGCTATTTGTTGCTGCAGCACAACCAGCTGGGGAGCTCAGGGCTGCCCGCCGGGGCTCTGCGGCCGCTGCGGGGCCTGCACACGCTGCACCTCTATGGCAATGGGCTGGACTGCGTGCCTCCGGCCCTGCCCCGCCGCCTGCGCGCCCTGGTGCTGCCCCACAACCACGTGGCCGCGCTGGGTGCCCGCGACCTGGCCGCCACACCGGGCCTGACGGAGCTTAACCTAGCCTATAACCGCCTGGCCAGCGCCCGCGTGCACCACCGGGCCTTCCGCCGGTTGCGCGCCCTGCGCAGCCTCGACCTGGCGGGGAATCAGCTAACCCGGCTGCCCATGGGCCTGCCCACCGGCCTGCGCACCCTGCAGCTGCAACGCAACCAGCTGCGGATGCTCGAGCCCGAGCCTCTAGCTGGCCTGGATCAACTGCGGGAGCTCAGCCTGGCGCACAACCGGCTCCGGGTCGGCAACATCGGGCCAGGCACCTGGCATGAGCTCCAGGCCCTTCAGGTCAGGCACAGGCTGGTTAGCCACACTGTCCCCAGGGCCCCTCCAtccccctgcctgccctgccacgTCCCAAACATTCTAGTTAGCTGGTAA